From the Roseibium sp. HPY-6 genome, one window contains:
- the tsaB gene encoding tRNA (adenosine(37)-N6)-threonylcarbamoyltransferase complex dimerization subunit type 1 TsaB, with protein MRVLAIDTALSNCAAAVLDDGEDTACFDAIGEEIGRGHAERLMDMIGEVMAETSTAFSDLDRVAVTVGPGSFTGLRVGLAVARGFGLVLSKPVVGITTLAAIARSSAPRDAGGPLLVALTGKGEEVYCQEFTAFGDAIGNASVRTLTDLAATSSKSIRLAGSGADSVAASLGLPQEQILSRLGYPGIREVAELGILADPVVSAPSPLYLRPPDATPQTRGRIERQ; from the coding sequence ATGCGTGTACTTGCCATAGACACAGCCCTTTCCAATTGCGCTGCCGCCGTCCTCGACGACGGGGAAGATACGGCCTGTTTTGACGCAATCGGCGAGGAAATTGGCCGTGGCCATGCGGAAAGGCTGATGGACATGATCGGCGAAGTCATGGCCGAGACGTCCACAGCATTCTCAGATCTCGACCGGGTTGCAGTGACCGTTGGGCCAGGCAGTTTCACCGGCTTGCGGGTCGGTCTTGCAGTTGCACGCGGCTTCGGACTTGTCCTCAGCAAGCCTGTTGTGGGCATTACGACACTCGCGGCAATCGCCCGCTCGTCTGCGCCCAGGGACGCCGGCGGCCCTTTGCTTGTCGCGCTGACGGGCAAGGGAGAGGAAGTTTATTGTCAGGAGTTCACAGCTTTTGGCGATGCGATCGGGAACGCCTCTGTCCGAACGCTGACGGATCTTGCGGCAACGTCGTCGAAGAGCATAAGGTTGGCCGGGTCGGGTGCGGATTCGGTGGCAGCCTCGCTGGGCCTGCCGCAAGAGCAGATACTGTCCCGGTTGGGGTATCCGGGCATTCGCGAGGTCGCTGAACTCGGCATCCTTGCTGATCCGGTTGTGAGTGCACCTTCGCCGCTCTATCTGCGGCCGCCTGACGCAACGCCGCAAACCAGAGGAAGGATTGAACGGCAATGA
- a CDS encoding Fur family transcriptional regulator: protein MTDERQITLAEMCVAKGMRMTEQRRIIATVIEEASDDHPDVEELYRRSVAIDPGISISTVYRTVKLFEDAGMIERHDFRDGRSRYETMPDEHHDHLIDLRSGRVIEFRSEEIEALQEFIAKKLGYKLVDHRLELYGVPLSASKGEKGDG from the coding sequence ATGACGGACGAGCGGCAAATAACGCTGGCGGAAATGTGTGTTGCCAAGGGCATGCGCATGACCGAACAGCGCCGCATCATTGCAACTGTCATAGAAGAAGCGTCTGACGATCACCCGGACGTCGAAGAACTGTATCGCCGCTCGGTTGCAATCGACCCCGGTATTTCCATTTCCACTGTTTATCGCACGGTCAAGCTTTTCGAAGACGCCGGGATGATCGAACGACACGACTTCAGGGATGGTCGCTCGCGTTATGAAACGATGCCGGATGAACATCACGATCATCTGATTGACCTGCGCAGTGGCCGCGTGATCGAGTTCCGCAGCGAAGAAATCGAGGCGTTGCAGGAGTTCATCGCCAAGAAGCTTGGTTATAAACTTGTCGATCACCGGTTGGAGCTTTACGGCGTTCCGCTCTCCGCCTCGAAGGGTGAAAAGGGCGATGGCTGA
- a CDS encoding NifU family protein, translating to MFIQTEATPNPATLKFLPGRVVLPEGTYDFRTRADAGASPLAEKLFDVPGVAAVFFGHDFVTVTKDETDWQHMKPAILGVIMEQFMSGQPVMAAGQVEDIEEGEFFDEGTEETVSTIKELLETRVRPAVAQDGGDITFKGFKEGIVYLSMRGACAGCPSSTATLQHGIQNLLRHFVPEVEEVRPI from the coding sequence ATGTTCATTCAGACCGAAGCAACACCCAATCCGGCCACGCTCAAGTTCCTGCCAGGCCGCGTTGTATTGCCGGAAGGCACTTACGATTTCCGCACGCGCGCAGATGCCGGAGCGTCGCCGCTCGCCGAGAAACTTTTCGATGTACCGGGCGTCGCAGCAGTGTTCTTCGGCCACGACTTTGTCACCGTCACCAAGGACGAGACGGATTGGCAACACATGAAGCCGGCAATTCTCGGTGTCATCATGGAACAGTTCATGTCCGGGCAGCCGGTCATGGCGGCTGGTCAGGTCGAAGACATTGAGGAAGGTGAATTCTTCGACGAAGGCACAGAAGAAACGGTCAGCACCATCAAGGAACTCCTCGAAACCCGTGTCCGTCCCGCTGTTGCACAGGATGGCGGCGACATCACATTCAAGGGATTCAAGGAAGGAATCGTTTATCTGTCCATGCGCGGTGCTTGCGCCGGTTGCCCGTCGTCAACGGCAACTTTACAGCACGGCATTCAGAATCTGCTGCGCCACTTCGTACCGGAAGTTGAGGAAGTTCGGCCGATCTGA
- the miaB gene encoding tRNA (N6-isopentenyl adenosine(37)-C2)-methylthiotransferase MiaB → MTSRPEADHETTPSTVSASDSSSKTTSNTRKVFVRTYGCQMNVYDSERMTDVLAPEGFEATHDLEDADLVILNTCHIREKAAEKVYSELGRIRKVKEERAKSGKDMMVGVAGCVAQAEGEEISRRAPIVDVVVGPQSYHQLPDLLQKARGGRKVVETEFDIDAKFDHLSDQAQKHVLKRAPSAFLTVQEGCDKFCTFCVVPYTRGAEVSRSVEQIVTEAERMAASGVREVTLLGQNVNAYHGEAPDGSTWGLGRLLRRLSEIGGLDRLRYTTSHPRDMDDDLIEAHRDLKTLMPYLHLPVQSGSDRILKSMNRRHTREEYFRLIDQIRAAAPDIALSGDFIVGFPGETDQDFEDTMDLIRRVEYGSAFSFKYSQRPGTPGATMEDQVPEDVKSARLAELQALVSEQQKAFNASRLGMTCDVLLEKKGRNPGQLVGKSPWLQPVQLDAPEDLIGSIQAVEIVEIGSNSLFGQLFDRQDTTQKARPVPATVV, encoded by the coding sequence ATGACAAGCCGCCCGGAAGCAGATCACGAAACGACACCATCCACCGTTTCCGCAAGTGACTCCAGTTCAAAGACCACCAGCAACACGCGCAAGGTTTTTGTGCGTACCTATGGCTGTCAGATGAATGTCTATGACAGCGAACGGATGACGGATGTTCTGGCGCCCGAGGGATTCGAGGCAACCCATGATCTGGAAGACGCCGATCTTGTCATACTCAACACCTGCCATATCCGTGAAAAAGCCGCGGAAAAAGTCTATTCCGAACTTGGCCGCATCCGAAAGGTCAAGGAAGAACGGGCCAAATCCGGCAAGGACATGATGGTCGGTGTTGCCGGCTGTGTCGCACAGGCCGAGGGCGAAGAGATTTCAAGACGCGCGCCGATCGTCGACGTCGTTGTGGGCCCGCAAAGCTATCATCAGCTGCCAGACCTCCTGCAAAAGGCACGCGGCGGCAGGAAAGTGGTCGAAACCGAATTCGATATCGACGCGAAATTCGATCACCTCTCCGATCAAGCGCAAAAGCATGTGCTCAAACGCGCACCATCCGCGTTCCTGACGGTCCAGGAGGGATGTGACAAATTCTGCACATTCTGTGTTGTGCCGTATACGCGTGGTGCGGAAGTATCGCGATCTGTGGAGCAGATTGTCACCGAAGCAGAGCGTATGGCAGCTTCCGGCGTTCGCGAGGTGACGTTGCTGGGTCAAAACGTCAATGCATATCACGGCGAGGCACCCGACGGTTCGACTTGGGGCCTGGGCCGTTTGCTGCGCCGCTTGTCGGAGATCGGCGGACTTGACCGGCTGCGCTACACCACAAGCCACCCGCGCGACATGGACGATGATCTGATCGAGGCCCATCGCGACCTCAAGACTCTCATGCCCTATCTGCATCTTCCGGTGCAATCCGGATCGGACAGGATCCTGAAATCCATGAACCGGCGTCACACGCGCGAGGAGTATTTCAGGCTTATCGACCAAATCCGTGCAGCTGCGCCCGACATTGCCCTTTCAGGCGATTTCATCGTCGGGTTTCCGGGGGAGACGGATCAGGACTTTGAAGACACCATGGATCTGATCCGGCGTGTTGAATACGGGTCCGCGTTCTCGTTCAAATACAGCCAGCGGCCTGGAACACCAGGTGCCACGATGGAAGATCAGGTGCCCGAAGACGTGAAGTCGGCCCGCCTTGCGGAGCTGCAGGCGCTGGTGAGCGAGCAGCAGAAAGCCTTCAACGCGTCCCGGTTGGGAATGACCTGCGATGTGCTACTGGAAAAGAAGGGCCGCAATCCCGGCCAGCTCGTTGGAAAGTCACCCTGGCTCCAGCCCGTGCAACTGGACGCACCCGAAGACCTGATCGGCAGCATACAAGCGGTGGAAATCGTTGAGATCGGATCTAATTCGCTGTTCGGGCAACTTTTTGACAGGCAAGATACCACCCAGAAAGCCCGGCCGGTCCCGGCCACGGTGGTCTAA
- a CDS encoding lysophospholipid acyltransferase family protein, producing MAEVKASIIIFVLTLVSLVLIPLQWVSIRLHLPVQKHLPLIWHRIASRLVGIKVKQVGKPAGDRPLLITANHASWVDITVLGSLIPLSFIAKSEVSGWPIFGLLAKLQRTVFVNRTRRTETGQVADEIAERMAAGDPMVLFAEGTSNDGNCVLPFRSALLGAATRALGENGDTKVWVQPLSVAYQGFYGLPMGRAHRPHVAWYGDMELPGHLWGIFTRGALDVIVTWGEPVLVDKTTDRKALTRQLESEVRSLTVASLLQKPVERLEISEIEASEFFSNEEKPVKAGA from the coding sequence ATGGCTGAGGTCAAGGCCAGTATCATTATCTTTGTTCTGACGCTCGTCTCGCTGGTTCTTATTCCCCTTCAATGGGTTTCCATCAGGCTGCATCTCCCGGTTCAAAAACATCTCCCGCTGATCTGGCACAGGATCGCGTCGCGTCTTGTTGGCATCAAGGTGAAACAGGTTGGCAAACCGGCCGGCGACCGCCCCCTGCTGATCACCGCCAATCACGCATCCTGGGTCGACATAACCGTTCTCGGCTCTTTGATCCCGCTCTCCTTCATTGCGAAGTCCGAAGTCTCCGGCTGGCCGATCTTCGGTTTGCTTGCAAAACTGCAACGAACGGTTTTTGTGAACAGGACAAGGCGAACGGAGACCGGACAGGTCGCCGACGAGATTGCCGAACGCATGGCGGCGGGCGACCCGATGGTGCTGTTCGCGGAAGGGACATCGAATGACGGCAATTGCGTTTTGCCGTTCCGCTCTGCTCTTCTGGGTGCCGCCACGAGGGCGCTTGGTGAAAACGGAGACACAAAGGTTTGGGTTCAGCCGCTTTCGGTCGCCTATCAGGGCTTCTACGGACTGCCCATGGGCAGGGCGCATCGCCCGCATGTCGCCTGGTATGGAGACATGGAGCTTCCCGGTCACCTGTGGGGCATTTTCACCCGTGGTGCCCTAGACGTCATCGTGACCTGGGGCGAGCCTGTCCTCGTCGACAAAACCACAGACCGAAAAGCGCTTACGCGGCAGCTTGAGAGCGAGGTCAGATCCTTAACTGTTGCCTCATTGCTTCAAAAGCCGGTCGAGCGGCTGGAAATAAGCGAAATCGAGGCGTCTGAGTTCTTCTCAAACGAGGAAAAACCCGTTAAAGCTGGCGCCTGA
- a CDS encoding peptidoglycan-binding protein, with translation MDVKTVQTRLNALMGTSRKELVPDGKVGSKTIGAIKDFQASVVRLRRPDGRVDPANRTINALNDPNSASVWQRMCIPPEAHPSTVASETTRDDRLTPAEKLLAKEAADIGDSGAFDEFRRELIDKSIPDMKKFLGTIGRAEDARKVIAAWSQLRKWGFSVSEARDVMKAISGMNGRQFGALDAIGAPASKFGRFLGTLGSKAGAAGHVITLIEVADKFEQGDYLYGTSELYKHFMGKAIPWAGMVEGLQSLVEAIAPGSVKNSKVFQVIRACDPIGLGASGVDSVTTLALGAIHLIKTGDLDMARFSRLVDRMKQGPTRIFAEMGEDLGDAAYEISKWRKDDWSYAVKCIPGFIASIF, from the coding sequence TTGGATGTTAAGACGGTTCAGACCCGCCTGAATGCGCTCATGGGAACTTCGCGCAAGGAGCTGGTTCCCGACGGGAAAGTTGGATCAAAGACGATCGGCGCAATCAAGGACTTTCAGGCCAGCGTTGTTCGACTGCGCCGTCCGGATGGACGCGTTGATCCGGCCAACCGGACCATTAACGCGCTTAATGATCCGAACTCGGCATCGGTCTGGCAGAGAATGTGTATTCCGCCGGAAGCCCATCCATCAACCGTTGCCAGCGAGACGACCCGCGATGATCGTCTGACACCGGCAGAAAAACTGCTGGCAAAAGAGGCGGCCGATATCGGTGACAGCGGTGCCTTTGACGAATTCAGGCGCGAACTGATCGACAAAAGCATTCCGGATATGAAGAAATTTCTCGGCACGATTGGACGTGCCGAAGATGCGCGCAAGGTCATTGCCGCCTGGTCTCAGCTGCGCAAGTGGGGCTTTTCCGTCTCCGAGGCGCGGGACGTGATGAAGGCGATTTCCGGAATGAACGGACGGCAGTTCGGCGCCCTTGATGCCATTGGTGCACCGGCGTCCAAATTCGGCCGTTTCCTGGGAACTCTTGGAAGTAAGGCGGGTGCCGCCGGTCACGTGATCACGCTTATTGAAGTAGCCGACAAGTTCGAGCAGGGCGACTATCTGTATGGGACGTCCGAACTCTACAAACACTTCATGGGCAAGGCCATTCCCTGGGCCGGCATGGTCGAGGGCCTGCAAAGCCTTGTCGAGGCGATCGCTCCCGGTTCCGTAAAGAACAGCAAGGTGTTTCAAGTGATCCGTGCCTGCGATCCGATCGGTCTTGGAGCGTCCGGCGTTGACAGCGTGACAACGCTCGCTCTTGGGGCCATCCATCTTATTAAGACCGGCGACCTCGACATGGCGCGATTTAGCAGGCTTGTCGATCGCATGAAGCAGGGCCCGACGCGGATTTTTGCCGAAATGGGTGAAGACCTTGGCGACGCCGCGTACGAAATATCCAAGTGGCGCAAGGATGACTGGTCTTACGCTGTCAAATGTATCCCCGGTTTCATTGCAAGCATCTTCTGA
- a CDS encoding universal stress protein, translated as MVAIRKSNEEGHRRKFLVVVDETPECDRAIVYAAKRAARTGGVVTLVFVIAPGDFQHWLGVEDIMRAEALEGAEATLAKAGERVRSVARTEPETVVREGSKSEEILELIEADADIAILVLAASTGSEGPGPLVSSIAGKSAGTFPIPVTIVPGNLDDDSIAALA; from the coding sequence ATGGTAGCTATTCGGAAAAGCAACGAAGAAGGCCACCGCCGGAAGTTTCTGGTCGTGGTCGATGAAACGCCCGAGTGTGATAGGGCAATCGTCTATGCGGCGAAGCGGGCGGCGCGCACAGGTGGCGTTGTTACGCTTGTCTTCGTGATTGCACCGGGAGACTTTCAGCACTGGCTGGGCGTTGAGGACATCATGCGCGCTGAAGCCCTTGAAGGGGCCGAGGCAACGCTCGCCAAGGCGGGCGAGCGCGTACGCTCGGTCGCCAGAACCGAGCCGGAGACCGTTGTCCGTGAAGGCTCCAAGTCCGAAGAAATACTGGAACTGATCGAGGCCGATGCGGACATCGCGATTCTCGTTCTGGCCGCGAGCACCGGTTCAGAAGGACCCGGACCTCTTGTCTCCTCCATTGCGGGAAAGTCTGCCGGCACGTTTCCGATCCCGGTCACGATCGTTCCTGGGAATTTGGATGACGATTCGATCGCTGCATTGGCCTGA
- the rimI gene encoding ribosomal protein S18-alanine N-acetyltransferase has protein sequence MSFWWFWTQPPVVEEALDEDLPKIADIHAASFANKWNTEDLARMKAQEGTSILVARRASPYGTRAPLGFLILRTVADEAEVITVAVHPRQRGRGIGKKLMEDGLFRLYSQRCSHLFLEVDATNEAALLLYRGLGFKEVGQRKGYYGNSEGDGTALVMRIDLR, from the coding sequence ATGAGTTTCTGGTGGTTCTGGACCCAGCCGCCGGTCGTGGAAGAGGCGCTGGACGAGGATCTGCCAAAGATTGCCGATATCCACGCAGCCTCGTTCGCAAACAAATGGAACACGGAAGACCTTGCGCGAATGAAAGCGCAGGAGGGAACGTCGATCCTTGTCGCCCGTCGCGCCAGTCCGTACGGAACGCGCGCACCGCTCGGGTTCTTGATCCTGCGAACTGTCGCGGACGAAGCGGAAGTCATCACAGTGGCTGTGCATCCCAGGCAGCGCGGCCGCGGGATCGGCAAGAAGCTTATGGAAGATGGTCTCTTCCGGCTCTACAGTCAGAGATGCAGCCACCTGTTTCTGGAAGTTGACGCTACCAACGAAGCCGCATTGCTTCTTTACCGGGGCCTGGGTTTCAAGGAAGTTGGCCAGCGGAAAGGGTATTACGGCAACAGCGAAGGCGACGGCACGGCGCTTGTCATGCGCATCGATCTTCGCTAA
- the hslU gene encoding ATP-dependent protease ATPase subunit HslU: MTDFSPREIVSELDRYIVGQKDAKRAVAIALRNRWRRQQLQGQMREEVLPKNILMIGPTGVGKTEISRRLAKLANAPFSKVEATKFTEVGYVGRDVEQIVRDLVEAGITLVRDKKRDEVKAKAHVLAEERVLDALVGANASPATRESFRTKLRDGEMDDKEIEVEVRAQAQMPSFDLPGMPGASVGVMNVSDLLGKAFGGQTKTKRTTVSESYDLLINEESDKLLDEDKVVEEAIALVENSGIVFLDEIDKICAREGRTGGDVSREGVQRDLLPLIEGTVVSTKHGPVKTDHILFIASGAFHVAKPSDLLPELQGRLPIRVELRALNKDDFRAILTEPEASLIKQYVALMQTEEVDLTFTEDAIEEIASVAVDLNASVENIGARRLQTVMERILDEISFTAPDRSGETVEITADFVRENIGDLAKNVDLSKFIL, translated from the coding sequence ATGACCGATTTTTCACCGCGCGAGATCGTCTCCGAACTCGATCGCTATATCGTTGGCCAGAAGGATGCCAAGCGGGCGGTTGCGATTGCCTTGCGCAATCGCTGGCGCCGTCAGCAGCTCCAGGGCCAGATGCGGGAAGAAGTTCTGCCGAAGAATATTCTCATGATTGGACCGACCGGCGTCGGTAAGACGGAGATCTCGCGCCGCCTTGCCAAGCTCGCGAACGCCCCCTTTTCAAAGGTTGAAGCGACGAAATTCACGGAAGTCGGCTATGTTGGCCGCGACGTGGAACAGATTGTCCGCGATCTCGTTGAGGCCGGGATTACCCTGGTCAGGGACAAAAAGCGGGACGAGGTGAAGGCGAAAGCGCATGTTCTGGCGGAAGAGCGTGTCCTGGATGCCCTCGTCGGTGCAAATGCAAGCCCCGCGACCCGCGAGAGCTTCCGCACGAAACTGCGCGACGGCGAGATGGACGACAAGGAAATTGAGGTCGAGGTGCGCGCACAGGCGCAAATGCCGAGTTTCGACCTGCCGGGAATGCCGGGCGCCAGTGTCGGCGTGATGAATGTGTCGGACCTTCTCGGAAAAGCCTTCGGTGGCCAGACCAAGACCAAGCGCACGACCGTAAGCGAAAGCTACGATCTTCTGATCAACGAAGAATCCGACAAGCTGCTCGATGAGGACAAGGTGGTCGAAGAGGCAATCGCGCTGGTGGAGAATTCCGGCATCGTGTTCCTGGATGAAATCGACAAGATCTGCGCACGTGAGGGCCGGACAGGTGGCGACGTTTCCCGCGAAGGGGTGCAACGAGACCTTCTGCCGCTGATCGAGGGAACCGTCGTTTCCACCAAACACGGCCCGGTCAAGACCGACCATATCCTGTTCATTGCTTCCGGCGCGTTTCACGTCGCCAAGCCGTCGGACCTCCTTCCTGAGCTGCAGGGCCGCCTGCCGATCAGGGTTGAACTCCGGGCACTGAACAAGGACGATTTCCGGGCTATCCTGACAGAACCGGAGGCGAGCCTGATCAAGCAGTATGTGGCGCTCATGCAAACCGAAGAGGTCGACTTGACCTTCACCGAAGACGCGATTGAGGAAATTGCCTCTGTGGCGGTTGATCTCAACGCATCTGTTGAAAACATCGGTGCGCGGCGACTTCAGACGGTCATGGAACGCATTCTCGACGAGATTTCGTTCACTGCTCCAGACCGTTCGGGCGAAACCGTTGAGATAACAGCGGATTTTGTGAGGGAAAATATTGGCGATCTCGCCAAGAACGTCGATCTCTCGAAGTTCATCCTGTAA
- a CDS encoding GNAT family N-acetyltransferase, producing MITFRPVTHEDVLMLADWMARPHWREWWGEPDEEVQYVVDMIEGRDTTLPFIFQVDGSDKGYIQVWFVKDQLGTEFAKDYPWLDLLPANAVGVDLSIADAKDLSKGTGTRVLQTFVRKLRQEGHDRIVIDPDPANTRAVRAYRNAGFREMPDLIGKTDDSLLMEHMNTEGVS from the coding sequence ATGATAACGTTTCGCCCCGTTACACACGAGGATGTGCTGATGCTTGCCGATTGGATGGCAAGGCCCCATTGGCGCGAATGGTGGGGCGAACCGGACGAGGAAGTGCAATATGTCGTCGACATGATCGAGGGACGCGACACCACGCTTCCCTTCATCTTTCAAGTCGACGGGTCAGACAAGGGCTACATTCAGGTCTGGTTCGTCAAGGACCAGCTGGGGACCGAGTTCGCCAAGGATTACCCTTGGCTCGACCTCCTTCCCGCAAATGCCGTTGGCGTGGACCTGTCGATTGCCGACGCGAAAGACTTGTCAAAGGGTACCGGAACCAGAGTTTTGCAGACATTTGTCCGCAAGTTGCGGCAGGAAGGCCACGACCGGATCGTCATTGATCCGGACCCGGCTAACACGAGGGCGGTCAGGGCCTATCGCAATGCGGGGTTTCGGGAGATGCCGGACCTCATTGGAAAGACGGATGACAGTCTGCTGATGGAACACATGAATACAGAAGGTGTGTCTTAA
- the hslV gene encoding ATP-dependent protease subunit HslV translates to MSDTREPAQWHGTTIMMVRKDGKVVIAGDGQVSLGQTVIKHSARKVRLLAKGEVIAGFAGATADAFTLFERLEAKLEQYPGQLMRACVELAKDWRTDRYLRRLEAMMLVADKNVSLVLTGTGDVLEPEGGVMGIGSGGNYALAAGRALADTDFDAETIARKAMAVAAEICVYTNESVTVETLDTVE, encoded by the coding sequence ATGAGCGATACGCGCGAACCGGCCCAATGGCACGGGACGACGATCATGATGGTGCGCAAGGACGGCAAAGTTGTCATTGCCGGCGATGGCCAGGTCTCTCTGGGCCAAACCGTGATCAAACATTCGGCCCGCAAAGTGCGGCTGCTTGCCAAAGGCGAGGTCATCGCAGGTTTCGCAGGAGCGACGGCGGATGCGTTTACACTGTTTGAGCGGCTGGAAGCGAAACTGGAGCAGTATCCGGGTCAGCTGATGCGCGCTTGTGTGGAACTGGCCAAGGACTGGCGAACCGATCGTTATCTGCGCCGTCTCGAGGCGATGATGCTTGTTGCGGACAAGAACGTCTCTCTCGTGCTTACCGGCACAGGCGATGTCCTGGAACCTGAAGGCGGTGTGATGGGCATTGGATCAGGCGGGAACTACGCGCTTGCTGCCGGCCGGGCGTTGGCGGACACCGACTTTGACGCGGAAACGATCGCCCGCAAGGCGATGGCAGTTGCTGCTGAAATCTGCGTCTATACGAACGAGAGCGTCACAGTCGAAACGCTGGATACGGTCGAATAG
- a CDS encoding NAD(P)H-dependent oxidoreductase, whose amino-acid sequence MRTPKIIVCSGSVRSGSHNGKLAALIAKRLSILDANVTRLSLRDYPLPVYDGDLEESDGVPENAKRLQRLFVGHDGIFLACPEYNAGITPLLKNTLDWISRVKEPGEPFRHRVFALGAASPGGFGGMRGLIGMRTILEVGLGATVIPQMVSIPKVSSAFDDKDELAEERLSGQLDKLVEAFLRAAKLEMSR is encoded by the coding sequence ATGCGCACTCCGAAAATTATCGTATGCTCAGGCTCGGTGCGAAGCGGATCTCATAACGGAAAACTCGCCGCTTTGATCGCCAAGCGATTGTCGATACTCGACGCCAACGTAACCCGCCTTTCGCTCCGCGACTATCCTCTTCCGGTTTATGACGGCGATCTGGAGGAAAGCGACGGAGTTCCGGAAAACGCCAAGCGACTTCAGCGGCTCTTTGTTGGCCACGACGGAATTTTCCTCGCCTGCCCGGAATACAATGCAGGCATAACACCTTTGCTCAAAAACACTCTCGACTGGATTAGCCGCGTGAAAGAACCGGGCGAACCTTTCAGACACAGGGTCTTTGCACTGGGCGCGGCGTCTCCCGGTGGCTTCGGCGGGATGCGTGGTCTCATCGGCATGCGGACCATTCTGGAAGTGGGTCTTGGGGCAACGGTCATTCCGCAGATGGTGTCCATTCCCAAGGTTTCGAGTGCGTTCGATGACAAGGACGAGCTCGCCGAAGAGCGCTTGAGCGGCCAGCTCGACAAGCTGGTGGAAGCGTTCCTGCGGGCGGCAAAACTCGAGATGTCGCGCTGA